The Deinococcus carri genome contains a region encoding:
- a CDS encoding alpha/beta hydrolase yields the protein MRRRLALLFTLLAALPAGALASAAPSAPSPLPFPLPAVPDTVRLDRVSGPSFLRVPPACYQRDCALVIVSHPRGQSAARLHASPQVTALVDALLDAPFAVLLSDDGGPTPWGSPAALAQVASLREEAVGHFAFSGRTYALGLSMGGLLALRSALPGSPYPVSGVALIDGWADLREAWGSAASRREEIDRAYDLGGEPAPGLNPLALAAGTPALPLFVVASPDDTTVPARNNGERLFAHAEAGVSELLKVTGPHLGGNRFSHTVTRPLVTFLQRLEERAQTQARR from the coding sequence ATGCGCCGCCGCCTCGCCCTGCTGTTCACGCTGCTCGCCGCGCTGCCCGCCGGGGCGCTCGCCTCCGCCGCCCCTTCCGCGCCCTCTCCCCTGCCGTTTCCGCTGCCCGCCGTGCCCGACACGGTGCGGCTGGACCGGGTGAGCGGCCCGTCGTTTCTGCGGGTGCCGCCCGCCTGCTACCAGCGGGACTGCGCGCTGGTCATCGTGTCGCATCCGCGGGGGCAGAGTGCCGCGCGGCTGCACGCCAGCCCCCAGGTCACGGCGCTGGTGGACGCGCTGCTGGACGCACCCTTCGCGGTGCTGCTCAGCGACGACGGCGGCCCCACGCCCTGGGGCAGCCCCGCCGCGCTCGCCCAGGTCGCCAGCCTGCGCGAGGAAGCCGTCGGCCACTTCGCCTTCAGTGGCCGCACCTACGCCCTGGGCCTGAGCATGGGCGGCCTGCTCGCGCTGCGCAGCGCCCTGCCCGGCAGCCCCTACCCGGTGTCGGGCGTGGCACTGATCGACGGCTGGGCCGACCTGCGGGAGGCGTGGGGGTCCGCCGCCAGCCGCCGCGAGGAAATCGACCGCGCCTACGACCTGGGCGGCGAACCCGCCCCCGGCCTGAATCCCCTGGCCCTGGCCGCCGGAACACCCGCGCTCCCCCTCTTCGTCGTCGCCAGCCCGGACGACACCACGGTCCCGGCCCGCAACAACGGCGAGCGGCTCTTCGCCCATGCCGAGGCGGGGGTCAGCGAGCTGCTGAAGGTCACCGGCCCCCACCTGGGCGGCAACCGCTTCTCGCATACGGTCACCCGGCCCCTGGTGACGTTCCTCCAGCGGCTGGAGGAGCGGGCACAGACGCAGGCGCGGCGGTAA
- a CDS encoding phosphatidate cytidylyltransferase, producing MESLSTRVLTSVVGFTIISLLVWIGWIAMLPLLLFVSVMGLYEYIRMLEHNDIDVRRVSLGVFGAAIIVASLPMLPAVPWLGGSWREVVLTVALGCLLVMEVMRPGERPLERVVYSMFGLLYIPWLLGYFLLLRYTPDSGEGLLYFALPLLATFAADIGGYFGGHFFGRRKLAPEISPGKTVEGAIGGLAFSFITVLIFSQLTHIGSPLEALLYSILVASASQLGDLAESLLKRALKTKDSGSSLPGHGGFLDRLDSLLFAVPATYLFLNISVFTR from the coding sequence GTGGAATCCCTGAGTACCCGCGTCCTCACCTCGGTGGTGGGCTTTACCATCATCAGCCTGCTCGTGTGGATCGGGTGGATCGCAATGCTGCCCCTGCTGCTCTTCGTGTCGGTGATGGGGCTGTACGAGTACATCCGGATGCTGGAGCATAACGACATCGACGTGCGGCGCGTCTCGCTGGGGGTGTTCGGGGCGGCGATTATCGTGGCGAGCCTGCCCATGCTGCCCGCAGTGCCCTGGCTGGGCGGGTCGTGGCGCGAGGTGGTGCTGACGGTCGCGCTGGGCTGCCTGCTGGTGATGGAGGTGATGCGGCCCGGCGAGCGCCCGCTGGAGCGCGTGGTGTACTCCATGTTCGGGCTGCTGTATATCCCCTGGCTGCTGGGCTACTTCCTGCTGCTGCGCTACACGCCCGATTCCGGTGAGGGCCTGCTGTATTTCGCGCTGCCACTGCTGGCGACCTTTGCGGCGGATATCGGCGGCTACTTCGGGGGCCACTTCTTCGGACGGCGCAAGCTCGCCCCGGAGATCAGCCCCGGCAAGACGGTCGAGGGGGCCATCGGCGGGCTGGCCTTCAGCTTTATCACGGTGCTGATCTTCTCGCAGCTCACGCATATCGGCTCACCGCTCGAAGCCCTGCTGTATTCCATCCTGGTCGCCAGTGCCTCGCAACTGGGCGACCTGGCCGAGAGCCTGCTCAAGCGCGCGCTGAAGACCAAGGACAGCGGCAGCAGCCTGCCGGGGCACGGCGGCTTTCTGGACCGGCTCGACAGCCTGCTGTTTGCGGTGCCGGCGACGTATCTGTTTTTGAATATCAGCGTGTTTACGAGGTAG
- a CDS encoding M50 family metallopeptidase yields the protein MNIFQSIAAALSPAGLLWTLLIIGVATFLHELAHYALARWQGVAVRSFSVGMGPVLLRRHWRGTEWRLSLLPIGGYVEIDGMAPEEGPGGEYRQPTRGFAALPTWGKVAILLAGPLMNLVLAIGLMTATFTAQGIPAPDRARIEAVLPNSRAQALGLRAGDVITAIGGRDLPDTYTANGGPHAGWESVRDTLVTAGRKTLTVERGGQTRQLSFDWQPRVNGVQQRLGIQYGPDVQPASVPVALGTSLRTTAEAMPQVLRAFGGLFAKFFTLNLSQDQNVSGPIGTAEIVSRAAALSPWALVQVATLLNLSLAFFNLIPIPGLDGGRILLVLVGALRGRPLTLAQEQAINVAGFAFVMLLTVFVVVRDVSRFF from the coding sequence ATGAACATCTTCCAGAGCATCGCGGCGGCCCTCTCCCCGGCGGGGCTGCTGTGGACGCTGCTGATCATCGGCGTGGCGACCTTCCTGCACGAGCTGGCGCACTACGCGCTGGCCCGCTGGCAGGGCGTGGCCGTGAGGTCGTTCAGCGTGGGCATGGGGCCGGTGCTGCTGCGGCGGCACTGGCGCGGGACCGAGTGGCGGCTGAGCCTGCTGCCCATCGGCGGCTACGTGGAAATCGACGGCATGGCCCCCGAGGAAGGCCCCGGCGGCGAGTACCGCCAGCCCACCCGCGGCTTCGCGGCGCTGCCCACCTGGGGCAAGGTGGCGATCCTGCTCGCCGGGCCGCTGATGAACCTGGTGCTGGCGATAGGTCTGATGACGGCCACCTTCACCGCCCAGGGCATCCCCGCCCCCGACCGCGCCCGTATCGAGGCGGTGCTGCCGAACTCGCGGGCGCAGGCGCTGGGCCTGCGGGCCGGGGACGTGATCACGGCCATCGGCGGGCGTGACCTTCCCGACACGTACACCGCGAATGGAGGGCCGCACGCGGGCTGGGAAAGCGTGCGCGATACCCTCGTCACGGCGGGCCGCAAGACGCTGACCGTGGAACGCGGCGGCCAGACCCGGCAACTGAGCTTCGACTGGCAGCCGCGCGTGAACGGCGTCCAGCAGCGCCTGGGGATTCAGTACGGCCCGGACGTGCAGCCCGCCAGCGTGCCCGTCGCCCTGGGCACCTCCCTGCGGACCACCGCCGAGGCCATGCCGCAGGTGCTGCGGGCCTTCGGGGGCCTGTTCGCCAAGTTCTTCACCCTGAATCTCTCGCAGGACCAGAACGTCAGCGGCCCCATCGGCACGGCGGAAATCGTGAGCCGCGCCGCCGCGCTGAGTCCCTGGGCGCTGGTGCAGGTCGCCACCCTGCTGAACCTCTCGCTGGCCTTTTTCAACCTGATCCCGATTCCGGGCCTGGACGGCGGGCGCATCCTGCTGGTGCTGGTGGGTGCCCTGCGCGGCCGCCCCCTCACGCTGGCGCAGGAACAGGCCATCAACGTGGCGGGCTTCGCCTTCGTGATGCTGCTGACGGTGTTCGTGGTGGTGCGGGACGTGAGCCGGTTTTTTTAG
- the pyrH gene encoding UMP kinase: MFKRVLLKLSGEFLAGPAPDGSGGFGISPETTAQLARLITEALEGTGVELAIVIGGGNLWRGARNGKGMDPATADYIGMLGTVMNAMALQDAMEATGQPTRVMSAIQMAAVAEPYIRRRAIRHLEKGRVVIFGGGNGAPFFTTDTTSTLRALEIGADVVLMAKNKVDGVYDSDPRKNPDAQWIDTATHLEVVERRLEVMDATALTLCMDKNLPIVVFDIFQPGNLRRLFLGERVGTLIQS, from the coding sequence ATGTTCAAACGTGTCCTGCTCAAACTTTCCGGTGAATTTCTGGCAGGCCCAGCGCCTGATGGTTCGGGGGGGTTTGGCATCAGCCCCGAGACGACCGCCCAGCTCGCGCGCCTGATCACGGAGGCGCTGGAGGGGACCGGTGTGGAACTCGCCATCGTGATCGGCGGTGGGAATCTGTGGCGCGGCGCGCGCAACGGCAAGGGCATGGACCCCGCCACCGCCGACTACATCGGGATGCTGGGCACGGTCATGAACGCGATGGCCCTGCAAGACGCGATGGAGGCCACCGGCCAGCCCACCCGCGTCATGAGTGCCATCCAGATGGCCGCAGTCGCCGAGCCGTACATCCGCCGCCGCGCCATCCGGCATCTGGAAAAGGGCCGGGTGGTGATCTTTGGCGGCGGCAACGGTGCGCCCTTCTTCACCACCGATACCACCTCCACCCTGCGCGCGCTGGAAATCGGCGCGGACGTGGTGCTGATGGCGAAGAACAAGGTGGACGGCGTGTACGACAGCGACCCACGCAAGAACCCCGACGCGCAGTGGATCGACACGGCCACCCACCTGGAGGTCGTGGAGCGCCGCCTGGAAGTCATGGACGCCACCGCGCTGACCCTGTGCATGGACAAGAACCTGCCCATCGTGGTGTTCGATATCTTCCAGCCGGGCAACCTGCGCCGCCTCTTCCTGGGTGAGCGGGTGGGCACGCTGATCCAGAGCTGA
- a CDS encoding arginine--tRNA ligase gives MDLKAQLKAAVEQAAANLGAPVDAAIQDTPANKPGDYGTPAAFQMAKALGQNPAQVAAQLAQTVQLPAGIARVEAAGPFLNFFVDVGAFVRGVVQEPTPLPVQEGKVVIEHTSVNPNKELHVGHLRNVVLGDSLARIFRAAGHTVEVQNYIDDTGRQAAEALFAVNHYHRVWDGAQKYDHWLGEGYVRLNADPEKPALEEGISAVMHRLEAGELRGEVEKVVKAHLETCFRLGARYDLLNWESDVVGSGFLSSAMSILEGSRYTSHPAEGKYAGAFVMDVSEFMPGLEESNVVLLRSDGTAMYAAKDIGYQFWKFGLFEGMRFKPFLTDPDGHTVWTSAPDGQPDTERRFGHAQEVINVIDSRQDHPQTVVRSALGVAGEPEKQERSIHLSYAFVTLEGQTISGRKGIAVSADAAMDEAERRALSVLNDINPDLAARSDAAEIARRIGIGAIRFAMLKAEPTRKIDFRWEQALALNGDTAPYVQYAAVRAANILRKAQEAGYAVDGTGADWDALPDIDLTLAKMVARLPEVVAQAVRVHSPHVVAQYALDLATAFNAWYNAKDRAGKPATNVLQSPAGLREARLALVGRLRRAFEETLDLIGIQVPSAM, from the coding sequence ATGGACCTCAAGGCACAACTCAAAGCCGCCGTGGAGCAGGCCGCCGCCAACCTGGGCGCGCCGGTGGACGCGGCCATTCAGGACACCCCGGCCAACAAGCCCGGCGACTACGGCACGCCCGCCGCCTTCCAGATGGCGAAGGCGCTGGGCCAGAACCCCGCGCAGGTGGCCGCACAACTCGCCCAGACAGTGCAGCTTCCCGCCGGAATCGCGCGGGTGGAGGCCGCCGGGCCGTTCCTGAACTTCTTCGTGGACGTGGGGGCGTTCGTCAGGGGGGTCGTGCAGGAGCCGACGCCGCTTCCGGTGCAGGAGGGCAAGGTCGTCATCGAACACACCTCCGTCAATCCGAACAAGGAGCTGCACGTGGGCCACCTGCGGAACGTGGTGCTGGGCGACAGCCTCGCCCGCATCTTCCGGGCAGCGGGGCACACCGTGGAGGTCCAGAACTACATCGACGACACCGGGCGGCAGGCCGCCGAGGCGCTGTTCGCAGTGAACCACTACCACCGCGTCTGGGACGGCGCGCAGAAGTACGACCACTGGCTGGGCGAGGGCTACGTGCGCCTCAACGCCGACCCCGAGAAGCCCGCCCTGGAAGAAGGCATCAGCGCCGTGATGCACCGCCTGGAGGCCGGAGAACTGCGCGGCGAGGTGGAGAAAGTGGTCAAGGCCCACCTGGAAACCTGCTTCCGCCTGGGCGCGCGCTACGACCTGCTCAACTGGGAGTCGGACGTGGTGGGCAGCGGCTTTCTCAGCAGCGCGATGAGCATTCTGGAGGGGAGCCGCTACACCTCGCACCCGGCGGAGGGCAAGTATGCCGGGGCCTTCGTGATGGACGTGTCCGAGTTCATGCCGGGCCTGGAGGAGTCGAACGTGGTGCTGCTGCGCTCGGACGGGACCGCCATGTACGCCGCCAAGGACATCGGCTACCAGTTCTGGAAGTTCGGCCTCTTCGAGGGGATGCGGTTCAAGCCCTTCCTCACCGACCCCGACGGCCATACGGTCTGGACGAGTGCCCCCGACGGCCAGCCCGACACCGAGCGCCGCTTCGGCCACGCGCAGGAGGTCATCAACGTCATCGACTCGCGCCAGGACCACCCGCAGACGGTAGTGAGAAGCGCGCTGGGCGTGGCGGGCGAACCCGAGAAGCAGGAGCGCAGCATCCACCTGAGTTACGCCTTCGTGACGCTGGAGGGTCAGACCATCAGCGGCCGCAAGGGCATCGCGGTGAGCGCCGACGCGGCGATGGACGAGGCCGAGCGCCGCGCCCTGAGCGTGCTGAATGACATCAACCCCGACCTCGCCGCCCGAAGTGACGCCGCCGAGATTGCCCGGCGCATCGGCATCGGCGCGATTCGCTTCGCCATGCTCAAGGCCGAGCCGACCCGCAAGATCGACTTCCGCTGGGAGCAGGCCCTCGCGCTCAACGGCGACACCGCTCCCTACGTGCAGTACGCCGCCGTCCGCGCCGCGAATATTCTCCGCAAGGCGCAGGAGGCCGGGTACGCGGTGGACGGCACCGGGGCCGACTGGGACGCGCTGCCCGACATCGACCTCACCCTCGCCAAGATGGTCGCCAGGCTGCCGGAGGTCGTCGCCCAGGCGGTCCGTGTCCACTCGCCGCACGTGGTCGCGCAGTACGCGCTGGACCTCGCTACCGCCTTCAACGCCTGGTACAACGCGAAGGACAGGGCGGGCAAACCCGCCACCAACGTCCTCCAGAGTCCCGCCGGACTGCGCGAGGCCCGCCTGGCCCTGGTGGGTCGCCTGCGCCGCGCCTTCGAGGAGACGCTGGACCTGATTGGCATTCAGGTGCCGAGCGCGATGTAA
- the frr gene encoding ribosome recycling factor produces MADMKAINEGTRERMGKALEALENNLSVLRTGRANPGILKKVLVDYYGSTMPIDQVASITTPDARTLVITPWDRGALNPIEKAIRDSDLGLNPNNKGDTIFISLPMLTEERRKDLVKNARNYAEDARIAIRNLRKHALDEVKKLEGVGDDDIKRGEAEVQKITDEYVKRVDDIFSRKEQEILG; encoded by the coding sequence ATGGCAGACATGAAAGCGATCAACGAAGGTACGCGCGAGCGCATGGGCAAGGCCCTGGAGGCACTGGAGAACAACCTGAGCGTGCTGCGCACGGGCCGCGCCAACCCCGGCATCCTGAAAAAGGTTCTGGTGGACTACTACGGCTCCACCATGCCGATTGACCAGGTGGCGAGCATCACCACGCCCGACGCGCGCACGCTGGTGATCACGCCCTGGGACCGCGGCGCGCTGAACCCCATCGAAAAGGCCATCCGCGACAGCGACCTGGGCCTGAACCCCAACAACAAGGGCGACACCATCTTCATCAGCCTGCCCATGCTGACCGAGGAGCGCCGCAAGGACCTGGTGAAAAACGCCCGCAACTACGCCGAGGACGCCCGCATCGCCATCCGCAACCTCCGCAAGCACGCGTTGGACGAGGTCAAGAAGCTCGAAGGCGTCGGCGACGACGACATCAAGCGCGGCGAGGCCGAGGTGCAGAAGATCACCGACGAATACGTGAAGCGCGTCGACGACATCTTCAGCCGCAAGGAGCAGGAAATCCTCGGGTGA
- a CDS encoding PPC domain-containing DNA-binding protein codes for MHSQLLQTSPTGERTFVLVFAAGDEVAQGLHAFAREQGLEAAAFTAIGALSRVKFGFYDLETQEYVPTEVNEQVEVLSLLGNVALGEDGTPQVHAHLVVGKRDGTAMGGHLLAGHVRPTLEVTLTEQPAHLRRRFNKEFGLTLIDLGD; via the coding sequence ATGCACAGCCAACTCTTGCAGACCAGCCCCACGGGGGAGCGCACCTTTGTGCTCGTCTTTGCTGCCGGGGACGAGGTGGCGCAGGGCCTCCATGCCTTTGCCCGCGAGCAGGGGCTGGAGGCGGCCGCCTTCACGGCCATCGGGGCGCTGAGCCGCGTGAAGTTCGGCTTCTACGACCTGGAGACGCAGGAATACGTCCCCACCGAGGTGAACGAGCAGGTGGAGGTGCTGAGCCTGCTGGGCAACGTGGCGCTGGGGGAGGACGGTACACCCCAGGTCCACGCCCATCTGGTGGTCGGCAAGCGCGACGGCACGGCGATGGGTGGCCACCTGCTGGCAGGGCACGTCCGGCCCACGCTGGAAGTCACGCTGACCGAACAGCCCGCCCACCTGCGGCGCAGGTTCAATAAAGAGTTCGGGCTGACGCTGATTGACCTGGGGGATTAG
- the dxr gene encoding 1-deoxy-D-xylulose-5-phosphate reductoisomerase, with protein sequence MKLTVLGSTGSIGTQALDVARERGWAVGAMAAGRNLDLLEAQVREFRPEVVSVAAEAFAEARSRLAGVRVVADPSEVAARPADVVVNAMSGLPGLAPTRAALEAGRAVALATKEAMVTAADLIWEAAARGGGRLVPVDSEHTGVYQCLTGEHLGDVAELILTASGGPFRDGPADLSRVTPEQALKHPSWSMGPKITVDSATLMNKGLEVMECASLYGLPLSQVGVVIHPQSVVHAAVRFRDGSLKGQFGPTDMRLAIAYAIDAAPTGMSRPGDVRGARRGPEVAGHLGWPLRGSWEFREPDAARFPALGLAYRAGEAGGLLPAALNAADEVAVPAFLAGQIGFMEIPRLIERVLDETPQGTLTWETLVQTEAWASARARELVAAGVRG encoded by the coding sequence GTGAAGCTCACGGTTCTGGGCAGTACGGGAAGCATTGGCACGCAGGCGCTGGACGTGGCGCGGGAGCGCGGCTGGGCGGTGGGGGCGATGGCGGCGGGACGGAACTTGGACCTGCTGGAAGCCCAGGTGCGCGAGTTTCGGCCCGAGGTGGTCAGCGTGGCGGCGGAAGCGTTCGCGGAGGCCCGCTCGCGGCTGGCGGGGGTGCGCGTGGTGGCTGACCCCAGCGAGGTCGCGGCCCGGCCCGCCGACGTGGTGGTCAATGCCATGAGCGGTCTGCCGGGGCTGGCCCCCACGCGGGCGGCGCTGGAGGCCGGGCGGGCGGTGGCCCTGGCAACCAAGGAGGCGATGGTCACGGCGGCGGATCTGATCTGGGAGGCCGCGGCACGGGGCGGGGGCCGCCTGGTCCCGGTGGATTCCGAGCATACCGGCGTATACCAGTGCCTCACCGGGGAACACCTGGGAGACGTGGCCGAGCTGATTCTCACGGCCAGCGGCGGCCCCTTCCGCGACGGCCCGGCGGACCTGAGCCGCGTCACGCCCGAGCAGGCCTTGAAGCACCCCTCCTGGAGCATGGGGCCGAAGATTACCGTCGATTCCGCCACCCTGATGAACAAGGGGCTGGAGGTGATGGAGTGCGCCTCGCTGTACGGCCTGCCCCTCTCGCAGGTGGGCGTGGTCATCCACCCGCAGAGTGTGGTTCACGCGGCGGTGCGCTTCCGCGACGGCAGCCTCAAGGGGCAGTTCGGCCCCACCGATATGCGCCTGGCGATCGCCTACGCCATCGACGCCGCGCCGACCGGCATGAGCAGACCGGGCGACGTGCGGGGGGCGCGGCGCGGGCCGGAGGTGGCGGGGCACCTGGGCTGGCCCCTGCGGGGAAGCTGGGAGTTCCGCGAGCCGGACGCCGCCCGCTTCCCCGCGCTCGGCCTGGCGTACCGCGCGGGCGAGGCGGGTGGTCTGCTTCCGGCAGCGCTGAACGCGGCGGACGAGGTGGCCGTCCCCGCCTTTCTGGCCGGACAGATCGGCTTCATGGAGATTCCCCGCCTGATTGAGCGCGTGCTGGACGAGACGCCGCAGGGCACGCTGACCTGGGAGACGCTGGTGCAGACGGAAGCGTGGGCCAGCGCGCGGGCACGCGAACTGGTGGCGGCGGGGGTGCGGGGATGA
- a CDS encoding acyltransferase — protein sequence MSQPPTPPPNGPRLTAIDTFRGLTILEVVGHHATGMGLRHAEVGSTTHDLLLVLNRTLHFAVPAFVFLSVLVLTRSLLKRFDPKRYFWRRLTRGGWPYLLWSALYALWYVWTGQRAPETLTDPERWRDWLLYGKASYHLYFLLVALEVYLVLPLLLPLARRRPSITLALLGGLAAQLGLYLLNREVLHLRFPASTVLWYALPISLGLAVGARLEVFPDWWRRRRWVLLPLLAVAYAIYLPVALAYVRGTPVTPVVYSGLSWTYTALVALALLGLAYRLERGRQAQTLKRVIATLGTVSLPIYLLHPALLQALERWRAPQGQSVELALTVALYALVALVVPAVIGRLLLGKRLGLLLFGR from the coding sequence ATGTCGCAGCCGCCCACCCCGCCCCCCAACGGTCCCCGTCTCACGGCCATCGACACCTTCCGGGGCCTGACGATTCTGGAGGTGGTGGGACACCACGCGACGGGCATGGGGCTGCGGCACGCGGAGGTCGGCTCGACCACCCACGACCTGCTGCTGGTGCTGAACCGCACGCTGCATTTCGCGGTGCCCGCCTTCGTGTTCCTGTCGGTGCTGGTGCTGACGCGCAGCCTGCTCAAGAGATTCGACCCGAAGCGGTACTTCTGGCGCAGGCTTACGCGGGGGGGCTGGCCTTACCTGCTGTGGAGCGCGCTGTATGCCCTGTGGTACGTGTGGACCGGACAGCGCGCCCCGGAAACGCTGACCGACCCGGAGCGCTGGCGCGACTGGCTGCTGTACGGCAAGGCCAGCTACCACCTGTACTTCCTGCTGGTGGCGCTGGAGGTCTATCTGGTGCTGCCGCTGCTGCTGCCGCTGGCCCGGCGCAGGCCCTCCATCACGCTGGCGCTGCTGGGGGGGCTGGCCGCGCAGCTCGGGCTGTACCTGCTGAACCGCGAGGTGCTGCACCTGCGCTTTCCGGCCAGCACGGTGCTGTGGTACGCGCTGCCTATCAGCCTGGGGCTGGCGGTGGGGGCGCGGCTGGAGGTGTTCCCGGACTGGTGGCGCAGGCGGCGGTGGGTGCTGCTCCCGCTGCTGGCCGTGGCCTACGCCATCTACCTCCCGGTCGCGCTGGCCTACGTGCGCGGCACACCCGTCACGCCGGTGGTGTACAGCGGCCTGAGCTGGACCTACACGGCGCTGGTGGCGCTGGCGCTGCTGGGCCTAGCCTACCGCCTCGAACGGGGGCGGCAGGCCCAGACCCTCAAACGGGTCATCGCCACGCTGGGCACCGTCAGCCTGCCGATCTACCTGCTGCACCCGGCGCTGCTTCAGGCCCTGGAACGCTGGCGCGCCCCCCAGGGGCAGTCGGTGGAGTTGGCGCTCACGGTGGCGCTCTACGCGCTGGTGGCGCTGGTGGTGCCCGCCGTGATTGGCCGCCTGCTGCTGGGCAAGCGCCTGGGCCTGCTGCTGTTCGGGCGTTGA
- a CDS encoding glycosyltransferase family 2 protein encodes MQQPEAQETGARVAVVIPAFNEEETVAEVVRAARELTPDVVVVSDGSSDRTAQVAREAGARVVDLPQNVGKGPALRAGLEATAAEYVVMLDGDLLGLTREHLERLLRPVLAGELDMAIGVFEGGGFASDWGNKLTPHLSGQRACRRDWLLAVPRLGAERWPEPPITDHLKTTAARWDYVELGQVRQVLKETKRGFWKGARARTRMYADLLTYRRRKKRER; translated from the coding sequence ATGCAGCAGCCAGAAGCGCAGGAAACAGGAGCGCGCGTGGCGGTCGTGATTCCCGCGTTCAACGAGGAGGAGACGGTCGCGGAGGTGGTCCGGGCCGCGCGGGAACTCACGCCCGACGTGGTGGTCGTCAGCGACGGCAGCAGCGACCGCACGGCGCAGGTCGCGCGGGAGGCCGGGGCGCGGGTGGTGGACCTGCCGCAGAACGTGGGCAAGGGACCGGCGCTGCGGGCGGGGCTGGAAGCGACGGCGGCCGAGTACGTCGTGATGCTCGACGGCGACCTGCTGGGCCTGACGCGCGAGCATCTGGAGCGGCTCTTGCGGCCCGTGCTGGCGGGCGAACTGGACATGGCGATCGGCGTGTTCGAGGGCGGCGGCTTTGCGAGCGACTGGGGCAACAAGCTCACGCCGCACCTCAGCGGGCAGCGCGCCTGCCGCCGCGACTGGCTCCTGGCCGTACCCCGCCTGGGGGCCGAGCGCTGGCCCGAGCCGCCCATCACCGATCACCTCAAGACCACCGCCGCGCGCTGGGATTACGTGGAACTGGGCCAGGTGCGGCAGGTCCTCAAGGAAACCAAACGCGGCTTCTGGAAGGGTGCCCGCGCCCGCACCCGCATGTACGCCGACCTCCTGACCTACCGGCGGCGCAAGAAGCGGGAGAGGTAG
- a CDS encoding prephenate dehydrogenase: MNDASRAPVPPPPMFEQAAIAGVGLIGGSVALGLRQRLLARRVVGYDASMEVLREAQALGVVDEVRATPGDWLRECDLVVLAAPMRALAPLARDLAPFLSSGALVTDVGSVKAGLAAELEALGVRNFVPGHPMAGSERGGVTHARAALLENAVWVLTPTDHTPLTALSRMRTLVEGLGAAPVVMPPDAHDSLVATISHLPYLASLALTHLVARDERLSLLAAGGFRDLTRVASGDPGMSRDMVVENRAALRDALARFRRQLERLETDLDHPEELLAAAQEGKRTRDSLPVVRRSLLPPRHDLVVAVPDRPNQIGALTQALGEAGVNIKDIEVLAIREEGGAIRLGLESLEDVRRAGEILGAAGFEVRGRG; this comes from the coding sequence ATGAATGACGCCTCCCGCGCCCCCGTGCCGCCCCCGCCGATGTTCGAGCAGGCCGCCATCGCGGGCGTGGGGCTGATCGGGGGCAGCGTGGCGCTGGGGTTGCGGCAACGCCTGCTGGCCCGGCGGGTGGTCGGCTACGACGCCAGCATGGAGGTGCTGCGCGAGGCGCAGGCGCTCGGGGTGGTGGACGAGGTGCGCGCCACGCCGGGAGACTGGCTGCGGGAGTGCGACCTGGTGGTGCTGGCCGCCCCCATGCGGGCACTCGCGCCGCTGGCCCGCGACCTGGCCCCCTTCCTCTCTTCAGGTGCCCTGGTGACGGACGTGGGCAGCGTGAAGGCGGGGTTGGCTGCCGAGCTGGAGGCGCTGGGCGTGCGGAACTTCGTGCCGGGGCACCCGATGGCGGGCAGCGAACGCGGCGGCGTGACCCATGCGCGGGCGGCCCTGCTGGAAAACGCCGTGTGGGTGCTGACCCCCACCGACCACACGCCGCTGACCGCCCTCAGCCGGATGCGGACGCTGGTGGAGGGGCTGGGGGCCGCCCCGGTGGTGATGCCCCCCGACGCCCACGACAGCCTGGTGGCGACGATCAGCCACCTGCCGTACCTCGCCAGCCTGGCCCTGACGCACCTGGTCGCGCGCGACGAGCGCCTCAGCCTGCTGGCCGCCGGGGGCTTCCGCGACCTGACGCGGGTGGCGAGTGGCGATCCCGGCATGAGCCGCGACATGGTGGTCGAAAACCGCGCGGCGCTGCGGGACGCCCTGGCCCGCTTCCGGCGGCAGCTCGAACGCCTGGAGACTGACCTCGACCACCCGGAGGAGTTGCTGGCCGCCGCGCAGGAAGGCAAGCGCACCCGCGACAGCCTGCCCGTCGTGCGGCGCAGCCTGCTGCCCCCCCGCCACGACCTGGTGGTGGCCGTGCCGGACAGGCCCAACCAGATCGGGGCGCTGACTCAGGCGCTGGGCGAGGCGGGCGTGAACATCAAGGACATCGAGGTCCTGGCGATCCGCGAGGAGGGCGGCGCGATCCGCCTGGGCCTGGAAAGCCTGGAGGACGTGCGCCGCGCCGGGGAGATTCTGGGTGCGGCGGGCTTCGAGGTGCGGGGGCGGGGGTAG